A single Candidatus Chlamydia corallus DNA region contains:
- a CDS encoding metal ABC transporter solute-binding protein, Zn/Mn family, with amino-acid sequence MHKVIVFIFFTLYSLKSYGNDSIDKPHILVSVAPYKFLVEQIAEETCFVYAIVTNHYDPHTYELPPRQIKELRQGDLWFRIGEAFEKICERNLTCEQVDLSQNVALIQEKPCCTKHTTNYDTHTWLSPRNLKVQVETIVTTLSKKYPQHASLYQSNGEKLLRALDKLHEEIVAITSEAKQRHILVSHGAFGYFCRDYNFSQHTIEKSSHLDPSPKDVARVFLEIEQYKISSIILLQYSGRRSSAMLADRFHMHTVNLDPYAENVLVNLKTIATTLSSL; translated from the coding sequence ATGCATAAAGTAATAGTTTTCATTTTCTTTACCCTATATTCGTTAAAAAGTTACGGGAATGATTCGATAGATAAGCCTCATATTCTTGTCAGTGTTGCTCCCTATAAGTTCCTTGTCGAACAGATTGCGGAGGAGACCTGCTTTGTTTATGCCATAGTTACCAATCACTATGATCCCCATACCTATGAACTCCCTCCTCGGCAAATCAAAGAGTTACGACAAGGAGATCTTTGGTTCCGTATAGGAGAGGCTTTTGAAAAAATTTGTGAAAGAAACCTAACGTGCGAACAAGTAGATCTCTCCCAAAATGTTGCCCTAATTCAAGAAAAACCCTGCTGTACTAAGCACACCACAAACTACGATACCCATACCTGGTTAAGTCCTAGAAACCTCAAAGTCCAGGTAGAGACTATCGTTACGACTCTAAGTAAAAAATATCCTCAACACGCGTCTCTATATCAAAGCAATGGAGAGAAACTCCTTAGAGCTTTAGACAAACTTCATGAAGAAATTGTTGCTATTACCTCGGAGGCAAAACAACGCCATATTTTAGTTTCACACGGAGCCTTTGGATATTTTTGCCGCGACTACAATTTCTCTCAGCATACCATAGAAAAAAGCAGTCATTTAGACCCCTCCCCTAAAGACGTTGCTCGCGTATTCCTTGAGATCGAACAATATAAAATTTCTTCTATAATTCTTCTCCAATATTCTGGAAGACGTAGCAGCGCTATGCTGGCAGATCGTTTCCATATGCATACTGTGAATCTCGATCCCTATGCAGAAAATGTCCTTGTAAACTTAAAAACCATAGCGACCACTCTTTCCAGTTTATGA
- a CDS encoding autotransporter domain-containing protein has translation MKWLPATAVFAAVIPALTVFGDPSSVEISTSHTGTGDPTSDAALTGFTQTSTDTEGTTYTFVGDVTFSTFTNIPLPPPPPPPADSSSSGGAGGSSSGGTSVVGSTYINSYFDFTKDSFLDSYHLFFPSVTDILAHSLASSSGSSSSSSSSATTTTPDPKGGAAFYSDQPNGTLTFTTDSGNPGSLTLKDLKMTGQGAAIYSKGPLVFTGLKNLTFLGNAAKKSGGAVYTEGAFTTQAIVEAVTFTNNTSAGQGGGLYVKGATLFNALDSLKFEKNTSEQAGGGIYTESTLTISNITQSIEFISNNAIVPPQPTSSTATSSSSSSSPSTPLTFTQEIAGNGGAIYAKQAVLISAYKDLTFKSNYASVDPTLTVTTGITGESGGAIFAGDSVQIEKCTGTTLFSGNKANKSGGGIYAIGAVTLEDIATLKMTNNISRGEGGAIYTKKDLVINNSSVLATFSGNTSTDNGGAIFTVGDITLSNLIEVHLSKNKTGNYSAPITKVPGAITSVVSSPITTTAAVGTSTPPPTNIAKGGALYSTKGLTVSGITSMLLFDNNECQNMGGGAYITSTFQCSDSHRIQFINNKALDQGGGLYCGDNITFTNLTGKTLFQGNTSDKSGGGLSLASGKSLTMTSLESFCLNGNTAKENGGGANVPEKFVLTFTYTPSPSEPAPVQQPVYGEAVITGNTGKSGGGIYTKNASFSNLSAVTFDKNTSSENGGGLLTQTDTDKTDCLFSYITNVNITNNTATNNGGGIAGAKAHFDRIDNFTMQSNQAKKGGGIYLTDALTIEKVMSGSIIQNTATESGGGIYAKNIALQALSGSFTIADNKVETNLTTAGNLYGGGIYSTGAVTLTNISGMFGITGNSVSNTGTAQDADIQGGGIYATTSLTINQCSTPIIFDNNSATTKKTTTTQQVAGGAVYAPTVTIENNFQTITFSNNSAKSEATAAATTGNKDSFGGAIGASSVSLTNNPSLTFTGNYAESGGAIGCIDATGGSPANKISITGNNSVFFKNNSALNRGGALCAATIDITNTNASFTNNSSKHDGSAICCSTALTLSAESQITFENNKVTETQTNATTPVTNLGAAIYGNNDTTDVTISLSALNGNILFQNNLCTATNKYCSIAGNVKFTKMEATAGKTIAFYDAVNVSTKEASAQGLTLNSQATSTGTILFSGEFHEHKSYIPQKVTFGNGKLILGKNAELSVVSFTQSPGTTITMGPGTVLSNHSKEAGGISLNNVIIDFSELVPPKDNQKATVSPPSLKLVSRTTADAKDKIDITGTITLLDPNGNLYQNSYLGQDRDVTLFNIDNAGGGTVTVTNVTLEGNLGAKKGYLGTWNLDPGSSGSKIILKWTFDKYLRWPYIPRDNHFYINSIWGAQNSLVTVKQGILGNMLNNARFEDPAFNNFWASAVASFLRKEVSRNSDPFTYHGRGYTAAVDAKPRQEFILGAAFSQVFGHAQSEYHLDNYKHKGSGHSTQASLYAGNIFYLPGTRSRPILFQGVATYGYMQHDTTTYYPSIEEQNTANWDSNAWLFDLRLSVDLKEPQPHSTGRFTVYTEAEYTKIRQEKFTELDYNPRSFSACSYGNLVIPIGLSIDGAVSSHGIIIYNKASAAYLPVILRNNPKASYEVLSTKEKDKVVNVLPTRNAARAEVSSQMYLGSYWTIYGTYTVDASMRTLVQMANGGMRFVF, from the coding sequence ATGAAGTGGCTACCAGCTACAGCTGTTTTTGCTGCCGTAATCCCCGCATTAACGGTCTTCGGAGATCCCTCCTCTGTTGAAATAAGTACCAGCCATACAGGAACTGGGGATCCTACAAGCGACGCTGCCTTAACAGGATTTACACAAACCTCAACAGACACTGAAGGCACTACGTATACCTTTGTTGGTGATGTCACATTCTCTACATTTACAAATATTCCTTTACCCCCACCACCACCCCCACCTGCTGATAGCAGTTCTAGTGGAGGTGCAGGAGGAAGTTCTAGTGGAGGTACATCTGTAGTCGGATCAACTTACATAAATTCGTATTTTGATTTTACAAAAGATAGCTTTTTAGATTCCTATCACCTTTTCTTTCCTTCAGTTACAGATATTCTTGCTCATTCACTAGCTTCTTCCAGCGGTAGTAGCAGTAGCTCATCCTCATCCGCAACAACCACTACTCCTGACCCAAAAGGAGGTGCTGCCTTTTATAGTGACCAGCCTAACGGAACTTTAACCTTCACCACAGACTCTGGAAATCCTGGCTCCCTTACTCTTAAGGACCTTAAGATGACAGGACAGGGAGCAGCTATTTACTCTAAGGGGCCCTTAGTATTTACTGGTTTAAAAAACCTAACCTTTTTAGGAAACGCAGCGAAGAAAAGTGGAGGCGCAGTCTATACTGAAGGTGCGTTCACAACACAAGCGATTGTTGAAGCAGTAACTTTTACTAATAACACCTCGGCAGGGCAAGGCGGCGGGCTCTATGTTAAAGGAGCTACCTTATTTAACGCTTTAGACAGTCTCAAATTTGAAAAAAACACTTCTGAACAAGCTGGTGGAGGAATCTATACTGAGTCTACACTAACCATTTCGAACATTACACAATCCATCGAATTTATTTCAAACAACGCTATTGTCCCTCCTCAACCAACGAGCTCTACAGCAACAAGTAGTAGTAGTAGCAGTAGCCCATCGACTCCACTAACCTTCACGCAAGAAATTGCAGGAAACGGAGGCGCTATCTATGCTAAACAGGCTGTTCTAATCTCTGCATATAAGGATCTCACTTTCAAGTCTAACTATGCGTCAGTAGATCCAACTCTTACAGTCACTACTGGTATTACTGGAGAATCTGGGGGTGCTATCTTTGCTGGAGATTCTGTACAAATCGAAAAATGCACGGGAACTACCCTATTTAGTGGCAACAAGGCCAATAAGTCGGGTGGGGGTATTTATGCTATAGGAGCCGTCACCCTAGAAGATATAGCTACTCTGAAGATGACCAACAATATCTCTCGGGGCGAAGGCGGAGCTATCTACACTAAGAAGGATTTAGTTATCAACAATAGCTCTGTGCTCGCTACATTTTCTGGGAACACCTCGACAGATAATGGTGGAGCTATCTTTACTGTAGGCGATATCACCCTCTCTAATCTCATAGAAGTGCACCTCAGTAAAAATAAGACTGGAAATTATTCCGCTCCTATTACCAAAGTGCCTGGAGCCATAACTTCAGTAGTTTCTAGCCCTATAACTACTACAGCTGCTGTCGGTACCTCTACACCACCTCCAACAAACATAGCAAAAGGAGGAGCCTTATATAGTACGAAGGGATTGACTGTATCTGGAATCACATCCATGTTATTGTTTGACAACAACGAATGCCAAAATATGGGAGGAGGTGCTTACATTACCTCGACATTCCAGTGTTCCGATTCTCATCGAATCCAGTTTATTAACAATAAAGCACTTGATCAAGGCGGGGGCCTTTATTGTGGGGATAACATCACATTCACGAACCTCACAGGAAAAACACTCTTTCAAGGGAACACCAGCGATAAAAGTGGTGGGGGGCTCTCTCTTGCCTCAGGGAAATCTCTGACTATGACATCGTTAGAGAGTTTTTGTTTAAATGGAAATACAGCAAAGGAAAATGGTGGTGGTGCGAATGTCCCTGAGAAATTTGTACTCACCTTCACATACACTCCTTCTCCAAGTGAACCTGCCCCCGTTCAACAGCCAGTTTATGGAGAAGCTGTCATTACTGGAAATACAGGAAAAAGTGGTGGGGGCATTTACACTAAAAATGCATCCTTTTCAAATTTATCCGCTGTAACTTTTGATAAAAATACTTCTTCAGAAAACGGCGGTGGTTTACTCACTCAAACAGATACAGATAAAACGGATTGCCTTTTCAGTTATATTACTAACGTCAATATTACCAATAATACGGCTACGAATAATGGCGGGGGCATTGCTGGAGCAAAAGCACATTTTGATCGCATTGACAATTTTACAATGCAAAGCAATCAAGCTAAAAAAGGTGGAGGTATCTACCTTACAGATGCTCTCACCATTGAAAAAGTTATGAGTGGTTCTATTATACAGAATACGGCTACAGAAAGTGGTGGGGGTATCTATGCAAAAAATATCGCACTACAAGCTCTATCTGGAAGCTTCACGATTGCTGATAATAAAGTCGAAACTAATCTTACTACCGCTGGGAATTTATATGGAGGAGGCATCTATTCAACTGGAGCTGTTACACTAACTAACATATCTGGTATGTTTGGCATCACAGGGAACTCTGTTTCTAATACAGGCACAGCCCAGGATGCAGATATACAAGGTGGGGGTATCTATGCAACGACTTCTCTCACTATAAATCAATGTTCTACGCCAATTATATTCGACAATAACTCCGCAACTACTAAGAAAACTACAACAACTCAACAAGTTGCTGGAGGTGCTGTCTACGCTCCTACAGTGACAATCGAAAATAACTTTCAAACCATTACTTTCTCAAATAACTCAGCAAAGTCGGAAGCAACTGCAGCGGCAACTACAGGAAATAAAGATAGCTTTGGAGGAGCGATTGGAGCTAGTTCTGTTAGTTTAACAAATAACCCTTCGTTAACATTTACAGGCAATTATGCAGAAAGTGGGGGGGCGATTGGCTGTATTGATGCTACTGGCGGCTCACCAGCCAATAAAATTTCAATTACAGGTAACAACTCCGTTTTTTTTAAAAATAATTCTGCGTTAAACCGCGGAGGAGCTCTCTGCGCAGCGACTATCGACATCACCAACACGAATGCTTCTTTCACTAATAACTCTTCAAAACACGATGGAAGTGCTATTTGTTGTTCCACAGCCTTAACTCTTTCCGCAGAATCGCAAATTACCTTTGAAAACAATAAGGTAACAGAAACCCAAACAAATGCGACAACTCCTGTAACTAACTTAGGAGCTGCAATTTATGGAAACAATGATACTACAGATGTCACGATCTCTTTATCGGCTCTGAATGGAAATATTCTCTTCCAAAACAACCTATGTACAGCAACTAACAAATATTGCAGCATTGCAGGAAATGTAAAATTTACCAAAATGGAAGCTACGGCAGGAAAAACGATAGCTTTTTATGATGCAGTTAACGTTTCAACAAAAGAAGCAAGTGCTCAGGGACTAACATTAAATTCACAAGCTACGAGTACGGGCACAATTTTATTTTCTGGAGAATTTCACGAACATAAATCCTATATTCCACAAAAAGTGACTTTCGGAAACGGGAAGCTCATTCTAGGTAAAAATGCAGAACTTAGCGTAGTTTCCTTTACTCAATCTCCAGGAACTACAATCACTATGGGGCCAGGGACAGTTCTTTCCAACCATTCTAAAGAAGCAGGCGGAATTTCTCTGAACAACGTCATCATTGATTTTAGTGAGCTCGTTCCTCCTAAAGACAATCAAAAAGCTACAGTTTCTCCACCCAGTTTGAAATTAGTATCGAGGACTACTGCAGATGCCAAGGATAAGATTGACATTACGGGAACAATTACTCTTCTAGATCCCAACGGCAACTTGTATCAAAATTCTTACCTTGGCCAAGATCGTGATGTAACTCTTTTCAATATAGATAATGCTGGAGGAGGGACAGTCACGGTCACTAATGTAACTCTCGAGGGAAATTTAGGAGCTAAAAAAGGATATTTAGGAACCTGGAATTTAGATCCAGGTTCTTCTGGTTCAAAAATTATTCTAAAATGGACTTTTGATAAATATCTACGTTGGCCCTACATCCCTAGAGACAACCATTTCTACATTAACTCTATTTGGGGAGCACAAAACTCTTTAGTTACAGTAAAGCAGGGTATTTTAGGAAATATGTTGAACAATGCAAGGTTTGAAGACCCTGCTTTCAACAACTTCTGGGCCTCGGCTGTAGCTTCCTTCCTTAGAAAAGAAGTGTCTCGAAATTCTGACCCATTTACCTATCATGGCAGAGGGTACACTGCCGCTGTAGATGCAAAGCCTCGCCAAGAATTTATTTTAGGAGCTGCCTTCAGTCAAGTTTTTGGTCACGCGCAGTCTGAATACCACCTGGACAACTACAAACATAAAGGTTCAGGCCACTCTACGCAAGCGTCTCTTTATGCTGGGAACATTTTCTACCTTCCAGGGACAAGGTCCAGACCTATCTTATTCCAAGGTGTCGCGACCTATGGCTATATGCAACATGACACCACAACCTATTATCCTTCTATTGAAGAACAAAATACTGCAAACTGGGATAGCAATGCCTGGTTATTTGATCTGCGTCTAAGTGTGGACCTTAAAGAACCTCAACCCCACTCCACAGGAAGGTTCACGGTCTATACAGAGGCTGAGTATACAAAAATTCGCCAGGAGAAATTCACAGAGCTAGACTACAATCCTAGATCTTTCTCTGCGTGCTCTTATGGAAACTTAGTCATTCCTATTGGATTATCTATAGACGGGGCGGTATCCTCACACGGAATTATTATATACAACAAAGCATCAGCTGCTTACCTCCCTGTGATCCTTAGGAACAATCCAAAGGCCAGCTACGAGGTTCTCTCTACCAAAGAGAAAGACAAGGTAGTCAATGTCCTCCCTACGAGAAACGCAGCTCGTGCGGAAGTGAGTTCTCAAATGTATCTTGGAAGTTACTGGACAATCTATGGCACTTATACTGTCGATGCTTCGATGCGTACTTTAGTCCAAATGGCTAATGGAGGTATGCGGTTCGTATTCTAG
- a CDS encoding polymorphic outer membrane protein middle domain-containing protein, which yields MKQIRLWGFLFISSLCPLSYLTGNDILLPLSGIHSGEDPELFTLRSSSLTKTTYSLRKDFIVCDFLGNSIHKPGAAFLNLKGDLFFINSTPLAALTFKNIHLGARGAGLFSESNVTFKGLRSLVLENNESCGGVLTTSGDLSFVNNTSVLCQNNISYGPGGALLLEGRKSKALLFKDNRGTVLFLKNKAMNRDPSHRAYGGAISSVSPGSPITFAGNQEIIFQENEAELGGAIYNDQGVVTLENNFQTTSFLSNNALLGGAVYSRHCNLYSQWGDTLFTKNTAEKFGGAIHADYVNIKDCKGSIVFEANSAAGGGAIAASSLCDIDAQGPVYFINNSASGLEGGAIYMHSTGSIVRLYANQGDIEFFGNKVRSNSSKPIGSTSNFTNNAITIRGAPREFSLSANGGFRICFYDPVISATESYNSVYINHPRFIKSGGAVIFSGARLSPEHKKENKNKTSIINQPVRLCSGVLSIEGEAILAVRSFYQEGGLLALGPGSKLITQGENSEKDKIVITNLGFNLENPDSSAPAEIRATSKASIEISGIPVIYGHTESFYENHEYAAKSYTTSIILSAKKLVEAPSRPGKNVGDLVITESEYRGYGYQGSWKFSWSPNDTKEKKTIIASWTPTGEFSLDPKRQGSFVPTTLWSTFSGLNIASMVNNNYLNNSEVIPLKHLCIFGGPIYQIMEQDPKQISNSLLVQHAGHNVGARIPFSFNTILSAALTQLFSSSSQQTAADKSHAQMLIGTVSLNKSWQALSLKSSFSYTEDSQVMKHVFPHKGTSQGSWRNYGWTGSVGVSYAYPKGIRYLKITPFLDLQYTKLVQNPFVETGYDPRYFSSSEMHNLSLPLGIALEMRFIGSRSSLFLEVSTSYIKDLHRVNPQSSASLVLNHYKWDIQGVPLGKEALNITLNSTIKYKVVTTYLGISSTQREGSNLSANAHAGLSLSF from the coding sequence ATGAAGCAGATCCGTCTTTGGGGATTTTTATTTATCTCTTCCCTTTGTCCCCTTTCTTATCTAACAGGGAACGATATCCTCCTCCCTCTATCGGGGATTCACTCTGGAGAAGATCCTGAACTTTTTACTCTACGCAGTTCATCTTTAACAAAAACTACATATTCTCTACGCAAAGATTTTATTGTCTGTGATTTTTTAGGAAATTCTATCCATAAACCTGGAGCTGCATTCCTTAACTTAAAAGGCGACCTCTTTTTTATAAACAGCACTCCACTAGCGGCTCTTACCTTTAAAAACATCCATTTAGGGGCCCGCGGTGCTGGACTGTTTTCTGAATCCAATGTTACCTTCAAAGGTCTTCGCTCTCTTGTTCTTGAAAACAATGAAAGTTGTGGAGGTGTCCTTACCACCTCTGGCGATCTCTCCTTCGTAAATAATACTAGCGTGCTTTGCCAAAATAACATCAGCTATGGACCTGGGGGAGCGTTGCTCTTAGAGGGGAGAAAAAGTAAAGCCCTCCTCTTTAAAGACAATCGAGGAACCGTCCTATTTCTAAAAAACAAAGCTATGAATAGAGATCCCTCTCATCGAGCATACGGAGGAGCCATAAGTAGCGTAAGTCCTGGCTCGCCTATTACCTTTGCTGGGAATCAAGAGATCATCTTTCAAGAGAACGAAGCCGAACTTGGTGGAGCCATTTATAATGATCAAGGAGTAGTAACTCTTGAGAATAACTTTCAAACGACAAGTTTTCTCTCTAACAATGCTCTTTTAGGAGGTGCTGTCTATAGCCGCCACTGTAATCTCTATTCACAATGGGGCGACACCCTATTTACTAAAAACACCGCAGAAAAATTTGGCGGGGCGATCCACGCAGATTATGTTAACATCAAGGATTGCAAAGGTAGTATCGTCTTTGAAGCGAACTCAGCAGCTGGTGGAGGGGCCATAGCAGCATCTTCTCTTTGCGACATCGATGCTCAAGGTCCTGTTTACTTTATAAATAACTCTGCATCTGGATTAGAGGGTGGCGCTATCTATATGCATAGTACTGGATCTATAGTACGCCTATATGCAAATCAAGGAGATATTGAATTCTTTGGAAATAAAGTACGATCGAATTCCAGTAAACCTATAGGTTCAACCTCAAACTTCACAAATAATGCCATTACTATCCGAGGAGCTCCTAGGGAATTTTCTCTCAGCGCTAACGGAGGGTTTAGGATTTGTTTCTATGATCCTGTAATTTCTGCAACAGAAAGTTATAACTCTGTCTATATCAACCACCCAAGATTTATAAAATCTGGAGGGGCGGTTATTTTTTCAGGAGCTCGCCTATCTCCAGAGCATAAAAAAGAAAATAAGAACAAAACTTCAATTATAAACCAACCTGTACGTCTTTGTTCTGGAGTCCTTTCTATAGAAGGGGAAGCGATTCTTGCTGTTCGTTCTTTTTATCAAGAGGGGGGCCTTCTTGCTCTCGGGCCAGGTTCCAAATTGATCACCCAAGGGGAAAATTCTGAAAAAGATAAAATTGTAATTACAAATTTAGGATTCAACCTAGAAAATCCAGATTCTTCAGCTCCTGCAGAAATCCGAGCCACCTCAAAGGCTTCTATTGAAATTTCAGGCATTCCTGTGATCTATGGCCACACAGAATCTTTCTATGAAAATCATGAATACGCAGCAAAATCTTATACAACCTCGATTATTCTATCTGCGAAAAAACTTGTTGAAGCCCCCTCTAGGCCAGGGAAAAACGTCGGAGATCTAGTCATAACTGAATCTGAATATAGGGGATATGGGTATCAAGGCTCGTGGAAATTCTCCTGGTCTCCTAACGACACCAAAGAAAAGAAAACCATCATAGCCTCTTGGACTCCGACTGGAGAGTTTTCTTTGGATCCAAAGCGACAAGGATCTTTTGTTCCAACAACCTTATGGTCTACATTTTCTGGTCTGAACATAGCGTCTATGGTAAATAACAATTACCTCAATAACTCAGAGGTCATCCCCCTCAAGCATCTCTGTATTTTTGGAGGTCCTATCTACCAAATTATGGAGCAAGATCCTAAACAAATTTCCAATTCTCTTTTAGTACAGCACGCAGGTCATAACGTTGGGGCTAGGATTCCTTTCTCTTTCAACACCATACTTAGTGCCGCACTCACTCAGCTCTTTTCTTCCTCATCACAACAAACCGCTGCAGATAAGAGTCATGCTCAAATGCTGATAGGAACCGTCTCTCTTAACAAAAGCTGGCAAGCACTCTCTCTTAAATCCTCGTTTAGTTATACTGAAGACTCTCAGGTAATGAAGCATGTGTTCCCCCATAAAGGAACCTCTCAGGGATCATGGAGAAACTACGGATGGACAGGATCTGTTGGCGTATCGTATGCCTATCCTAAAGGAATACGCTACCTAAAGATCACTCCCTTTCTAGACCTCCAGTATACAAAATTAGTGCAAAATCCCTTTGTAGAAACGGGTTATGACCCTAGATATTTTTCTTCTTCAGAAATGCACAACCTATCCTTACCTTTAGGTATTGCTTTAGAAATGCGCTTTATAGGCTCTCGTTCTTCCTTATTTCTCGAAGTCAGCACTTCGTATATTAAAGACCTACATCGAGTCAACCCACAATCTTCAGCTTCCTTAGTGTTAAATCACTACAAGTGGGATATCCAAGGAGTCCCTCTAGGGAAAGAAGCTCTAAACATTACATTAAACAGCACCATTAAGTATAAAGTTGTGACTACCTATCTCGGGATTTCTAGCACGCAACGAGAAGGAAGCAACCTCTCAGCAAATGCACATGCAGGCCTCTCTCTCAGCTTCTAG
- a CDS encoding YtxH domain-containing protein, with the protein MFGNKHKFKKTKCKRFRWLRGVLFGGFIATLLTCLFTPKSGVQLRKKILKVKNSGAKKSRVLFKNSKQHTKSFAKQAKLLVKNISHELQDFKKGILDDKD; encoded by the coding sequence ATGTTCGGGAACAAACACAAATTTAAGAAAACCAAATGCAAACGATTTCGCTGGCTACGAGGTGTTTTATTCGGCGGATTCATAGCTACGTTATTAACATGCTTATTTACTCCTAAAAGTGGAGTTCAACTGCGGAAGAAAATCCTCAAAGTGAAAAACTCTGGGGCTAAAAAAAGTAGAGTGTTATTTAAAAATTCTAAGCAGCATACTAAGTCATTCGCAAAACAGGCTAAGTTGCTTGTTAAAAATATCTCTCATGAACTTCAGGATTTTAAGAAGGGAATCCTGGACGACAAAGATTAA
- a CDS encoding amino acid carrier protein: MNCLLSLLSVFDDFFWSYVAFLLIIVLGVGFSWKSRFSQFTKFAQFCKLFRYYSQNAQEKETKQGVHPIKVFFASAGGNIGIGNVVGIVTAACIGGPGALFWVWIAGIFGSIVKYSEVYLGIKFRKLDSDGVYQGGPMYFLTKAFKTPVVSVIVAILLCIYGVEIYQFSVITDSLAHCWNIPKIYPMLALLFLVFYAIQGGLQRIGKICSLVLPFFMLLYCALALYILIKEFSTLPQLITTVFSSAFKGQSALGGFAGCTVATTIHQGISRAAYSGDIGIGFDSIIQSESSAKDPRTQAQLSIVGIAIDNLICTLSLLMVLASGSWSLGFENASQAVEHTLTSYFPMVRFFLPTFFFVTGYTTIISYFLVGKKCAKFLYGNLGTKIYTLYGLLILPLFCFLSQNTALLIMSVSGALLLCFNLLGVFLLRKEVQFPEKVSSFKETPLSTE; the protein is encoded by the coding sequence ATGAACTGTCTCCTATCACTTTTATCTGTCTTTGATGATTTTTTTTGGTCTTACGTCGCCTTTCTTCTAATCATTGTTCTAGGCGTTGGTTTTTCCTGGAAGTCACGGTTTTCTCAATTTACGAAGTTCGCTCAATTTTGTAAGCTTTTTCGTTACTATTCTCAGAATGCTCAAGAAAAAGAAACAAAACAAGGTGTCCATCCTATAAAAGTATTTTTTGCCTCCGCAGGAGGAAATATCGGTATAGGGAATGTTGTAGGAATTGTCACAGCCGCGTGTATCGGTGGACCTGGGGCTCTTTTTTGGGTTTGGATTGCTGGTATTTTTGGGTCTATTGTTAAATATTCTGAGGTATACCTCGGCATCAAGTTCCGTAAGTTAGATAGTGATGGTGTCTATCAGGGCGGGCCGATGTATTTTCTTACCAAGGCATTTAAAACCCCTGTAGTTTCTGTTATTGTTGCGATTCTTCTCTGCATTTATGGAGTTGAAATATACCAGTTTTCAGTCATTACTGACAGTCTTGCCCACTGCTGGAACATTCCTAAAATCTACCCGATGCTAGCTCTTCTCTTTCTTGTTTTCTATGCAATTCAAGGAGGTTTACAGCGTATAGGAAAAATTTGTTCTCTAGTTCTTCCTTTTTTTATGCTTCTTTATTGTGCCCTAGCCCTCTATATCCTAATCAAAGAGTTTTCTACCCTTCCTCAGCTAATCACCACAGTATTCTCTTCGGCATTTAAAGGACAAAGCGCCTTGGGAGGATTTGCAGGCTGTACTGTAGCAACTACCATTCATCAAGGAATTTCACGAGCAGCCTATTCTGGGGATATTGGTATAGGTTTTGATTCCATCATCCAAAGTGAAAGTTCTGCCAAAGATCCCAGGACTCAGGCCCAGCTCAGTATTGTTGGCATTGCCATAGACAACCTGATCTGTACTCTTAGTCTTCTCATGGTGCTGGCTTCAGGCTCATGGTCTCTGGGATTCGAAAACGCTTCTCAAGCAGTAGAACATACCCTAACAAGCTATTTCCCTATGGTAAGGTTCTTCCTCCCCACCTTCTTCTTTGTTACAGGCTATACGACGATCATCTCCTACTTCCTGGTTGGCAAGAAGTGTGCAAAGTTTCTTTACGGAAACCTGGGTACAAAGATCTACACTCTCTACGGTCTTCTTATTCTTCCCCTATTTTGTTTCCTCAGCCAGAATACAGCTTTACTGATCATGTCCGTATCTGGAGCTCTACTCCTTTGCTTTAACCTCTTAGGAGTCTTCCTATTAAGAAAAGAAGTTCAGTTCCCTGAAAAGGTCTCTTCTTTCAAGGAAACCCCACTTTCCACAGAATAA
- the lspA gene encoding signal peptidase II has protein sequence MAKRFRSTLLVVALLVLIDWVTKLVVLLQYKDLQILTHPTLYTHSWGQFSFSLAPIFNEGAAFGLFSDYKYFLFLLRIFIIFGILAYLIFKKKSISSTIRAALILLCSGAIGNVGDIIFYGHVVDFISFNYKQWAFPTFNVADVFISLGTLLLVYKFYFPTKQTEKRDNIDPFKRK, from the coding sequence ATGGCCAAACGTTTTCGTAGTACACTGCTAGTCGTTGCCCTGCTTGTTTTAATCGACTGGGTCACTAAGCTAGTTGTCTTATTACAATACAAAGATCTCCAAATTTTAACGCACCCCACCTTATATACTCATAGTTGGGGGCAGTTTTCATTTTCACTTGCTCCTATATTTAATGAAGGAGCTGCTTTTGGTCTCTTTTCAGATTATAAATATTTCTTATTCCTTCTGCGTATATTTATTATTTTCGGCATTCTGGCTTACCTTATATTTAAAAAAAAATCTATATCATCAACAATCCGAGCCGCGCTGATCCTTCTCTGTTCAGGAGCTATAGGCAATGTTGGGGATATTATCTTTTACGGACACGTAGTTGATTTTATTTCTTTTAATTATAAACAATGGGCATTCCCTACTTTTAATGTCGCGGATGTATTTATTTCTTTAGGAACATTGTTACTCGTTTACAAATTTTATTTTCCTACAAAACAAACTGAAAAAAGAGATAATATAGATCCCTTTAAGAGGAAGTAA